CTGTCCTCCTCCTACTACGATGAAGGGCCCTCCTCGATGATCACACCGGCGCCCCAGCGCCAACAGCCCCGCTGCCCCCTCCCAGCACGGCACAGATTCCCTCCAAATTCATGCCCATGAGCTCACCCGCCCAATTCTGGAAGTTTGCCGACATTGGCAGTACGCCCGCTCGTCCCGTGCCAGACATGAGTCCTATCAAGGGGGAGCCCGACGAGCGCCTCATCGCCGGCTTCCCCAGTAGTAGTCCTCCACCAAACTTGGTCAGTCCTAGTAAGCCTGGGATCGCCAACGGTCTCGGACCGAGTCGGAAACTGCCTCCGCTGCATGCCGACGGTACTATCAAGGAGGAGCGTCTgcatgaagaggatgaggacgacggTGGTGGCTTTGACTTGGCTCGGTATGTATCTCAACCACTCTCCAATCTCATGCGGCATCTAGTGATTATTCAAAGACTAATTGTGGCCCATTCTTTTTAGGGGATTTCAACCCATTGGCTCTTATCATCGGCAACTAAGCAACGCCGCTCGGGCCACCGCGACCTAATCTTGGCTGTCAGTGCCATGAGGAATCGTCCAGGGTGATCGGTCCttcatttttctcctcccacgTTGTCACGCCACGTgttgttcttttcctttgcttGTGTTCACTTTGCTGCTTTCCCCCTGTTAGCCACCCCCTTTCAAATGAGCtcaagtcttttttttttttcattttctttttctggtcttttcttttcttttttgggggggcgGAAGAGCACGTGGACAAACGGAGTTGGAATGCCTGGCGTTTAGGCCGTTTCTGGCCCTCCGGAGGGTATCCTTTGAAAGAGTAGGCGTTGACATCTTTTCGTCCACCTTGGACCTTGTGGGATTTGATTTGGagttttatcttttttttttccttttccaaaGTCATTTTGGCCGGTTCGATGTTGATTTCttgatgtgtgtgtgtcctttttttctttctatttGCTattgtctctttttcccccctaGATGGCGGCGATTGTAAGTAGATTCAGCCGTCAAGTGTATGATATCTATCTTCATGTTAATCCTATTATGCTACGGCTCCAATTGTGCTTACATGGAGgctttgatgatgatgggagggggaaagcCCTATCAATTTTGGAGAGGATTGCTGTCGGTCTTCGAAGAAGACGTATCAACGTAGGAAGCCCTGGATATGGAACCCAAGACCCCGTGATGTATAcatgtccatgtccagtCAATCTTTTGTCAGTTTAGCCgtctgccttttttttttccttgacCAGAATCGCTTTGCTTTTGTTTACTCTACTCCATTGATGGCCAGAATCTCTCCTCCAGCCAAACCACCTGCCTCCACCAATCCAAACATCTCACCCGAAtcccctccgcctcctcggcGCCCTTGAACGACCCCACCATTTCATCCAACACATCCCCGATCCGATTCACAAACTCTTCAAACTCCCGACTCGACCAGTTCGGAATAAACCGGTCTCGTAATGCACCCCCGTCCGCATCTCGATTCTCCGTCatcgctgctgctgttgccGCCGCcgtttccttcttcttcttccgcccATACGAGGCGGCATAGCGCCACGATCGCAGGTAACATATCTCCGTTGCCCAGAGCACGGTGATTCCCTCAATTGGACTCACGCCGGGACTCGCGGCTGACATGAACATGTCGATGTAAGCCCGTGTGATTGGGTTAGCTGTGAACAAGACCGGGCCTTGTTCCAACGGTGGACCCGTCGTCAAGCGTGAGGGTTGACATGGTTCACAGTCTGGTGTTGACACCGGGGGATTGGGCATGGTGGGATCACCTGTGCCCGTTGCACCGGGAGTTTGACATTCGCCCTGGGCTTTACATAATTTATGTAATTGCTCACGGGGAATATCCGAATCcgtctgctgctgctgctgttgatgagaatgatcaagatcaTTCTTCGTCATCGAGACATCGTCCTCGATTTCGCCCGACTCGGCTCCACCCACCGAGACGCTCGTACCGGAACACACTCGCCCCGTGAACCCGGGACACGAGCCTGGTCCCGTCGTCAAGATGCCCGCCGAAGTCGCAATGGGAACAGATTGTCCACTGCTCGCGGACCTGGTCTCGAGCCCTTCGCACGCCGGCAACGCCGTAAGATCCAGACCGTACTCTGCAGCCGTGGTTTCGAAAAAGTGCAGTTCCGCCCGGATATTGACCAGGGCATCGATCAGAATGTCGACGATGCTCTGCTCAATAGTCATGGGGCGGCgtggagacgacgacgacgacgggGGCAGGGGCGGGGGAGAAATGGAGCTTGGCGTGGAGGAAGATTGAGCAGGCAGACGGATTTTGGCGAGGAGCATGCCGATGAAACGAATGTAAGATTGCGCGTAGAGTCGGTCTTGGGAGAGCCATTGCGAGAGTGTGTCTTTGGAGACGGTGCCGCTACCGGCGGCGGCGAGGAATGGATGGGTGGTGGCACGTTTGAGGGATTGAGGGGTGGCTGCGAGGAGCCATTGAGTTAGGGGGCCTTGAGTGGTCATCTTCtttatatatttatttttttctgTTCAGAGGCAATTTTGCTTTTGTTCTTGGGGATGTAGGAGAGAGAGTCAAGGTCGTGTGAGTCGTGTGAGTCGTGTGGGTGATCTCTCAGAGGTCAGTGGAGAGACGTGGGGTATACACGACGTAGAAAGGCAGAGTTGCACTAGATAGCGCGATTGAACAGGTGAatgggggggaaaaaggccaATTTCAGAGATTCGGAATCGCAGTAGAGTTGAGCAGGGTCTGCCACTGCCGAATGGAAGATCGATTGTCAAGGAGACTTGTTGCTCGACGGGAGGTTTCAGAAACAGACGATCGTTGGCGAGTGCGAGACGAGGAACGAGACGTTTGAAACGGCCGAGTCAGAGGAAGGTCCCCGACGAGTATCAAGGTGGGGGCACCAACGAGCTAAGATGGAATAGTTGCAAATTATACGATCGGGAGTAGAAGGGAGCTGGTTAAAGGGTGATGATCTCTAAAAGTTTAAGCTGCACTCTATCCCCGCTTATTTCCGTCACAGGTCCGTGAGTCAAACTGCAGTCACGATCGAGTGCAGATGCGGATCAAGTGAGAATTTCCATCCCAGAATTGGTCCACAAGGATTGATAGGTCCAGTAAAACTATCTTAGAAttaaggggaaaaaacatgTCACCATACTGACGGTGCCCTGGCATCATGCAGGATCCACTGAGGTGTCATTCCGCAAAGTCCCAGGCAATGCGAATCAAGGCCTCCATCGTGTACCGCGCGTCATTTCCCGCGTTGTGCAAGCATCGGGGCTCAATTCCCAGGCCATGAAGTACATGCTCCAGGCTGCGCTGATGCGGCTCCTTTCGGAGGTGGCGATACAGTTGCTGGGTATCCAGTGTCTCCAGGAAGATACTCCCTTCACTCAAAAAGGTCTGGAAGACACGACTGCGTTGTGCAAGAAGATTCACATCACCGTCGGGGCTGTGACCAACCAAGATCATCTTCCGAGCAGGTTCTTTCTGTGCTTTCTGCGCAGGGGGAGACGCGCCAATGTGTCTCTCCGCATCCCCCGAAGGAGGCGCGAAGAAGTCATCAACTCGTCGTCCAATGCGCCGCTCCGGGACAAATTCGCTCTtaccaaaaaggaaaaggtgagGGCAGCCTCGCACAAATCTTGTGTTGCAAAAGCTCTTGTACTCGGCAACGCGGAGATGTACCGATCGAATGAGTTGCGCCCAGTTATCGCCATGAGGTCCAGGAGACAGGGAGCGAAGGTCCCGGGTGTCCAGTATCGAGATTCCAATCTCCGTGATTTGGTGCGAATTTCTCTCATTCCACTCCACGTCAATGCTGTAGAAGACGGGGGTAACATCATTTTCCTCTCGATTGACTTCCAGCGGGGCGCGAGCGCTCGTGTCTGCACTTTCCGGTGGGGATGGTTTTTGGGGAGGCAGCTGCTGCAATCCAAGGTAAGATTGGATCTTGCGCAGAGTCCGAGTCAGCTCACCACTGCTGGCAAACACGGCGTCAAAGCCCCCAGACTGGCCCTTCGATTTTGAACTTCCCCTTTTGAATGTCATGAGAGCGTCGTAGGCCTTTTCTTGGAATGCACGCAAAGCTGCCGGGCTACAGGTCTTCATCCAGTCGCTCTGACTTTTTGTTGCCTGGCGGATTTGCTGCTCCATCTGGTACAACCCTTCGCGATCTTCGATAAAACCCAGACGAACTGGCTGGGGAgtcccatcaccatcattgAACGAGAGCGCAAGACCCTTTTGCGAAGTGAGGAGGGCCAAATCGCAGTCAAAGTCGTAGTTAATCTCATCGAGAAGCTGTTTCACTTGAAGGGCGGGTACCAGTAGAAGATATTTCTCACCCGGAAGAGGCAGATGGTAGCTAAAACTTCGTTTAGACGCCAATTCTGGCAGCATTCTGCATCAAACACTCCACGTCATGTTTCTTGAGATCCGGTGACTTACATTTCCCATACTCGTTGCCAGACGCGGCCACCGTCAAAATATGCTCGTGCAACCTTCCTAGACAATTCCCGGCCGTGGGGGAAGACATACTTGTAGGGGAATTTGGGCAGCGCTTTCGCAGGGACATATGCACGCCGGAGCTCCCACTCAGGAATCTTGCTGGCGCTGGGTGGGAGGTCCTCCATCAATGTTTGTGGCTGTAGGTGTGGAAGAGGTCCGCCATCTACTGGCTCGATGTCTTTGAGGGTGTCTTCCCCAGCCTAGACCGTCGAGTTAGTCTTTGCTCCAAGTGGGTTGTAGTAACAACTCTCACCTTTTCGGTAAAATCAGTTTTGAGATTGTCAGAATTCGTCTGCATTCACAGCAGAGTGGGTAGAGTGTGACATATGACTTGGTAGAAAAATGTGGAGGGATTAATACAGGGCGTGCCAAGTGAGTGTCGAGTTGCAAGAGGTCTTCATCCCCCGCAAACAGAAGCTGCAGTCGTTGCGCTCGATCCATGGCTCTTTGAAGGTCAGAATCAGGGCAGTTCcaaggtgaaaaaaagatcaaactGATGCACGCTCGATAGATCGTAGATGATGTGCGTTAGGCATGAAGCAAGGACAGATGAAGTAGAAAGACGGTAGGCCGATTGGGAGAAAAGTTGATCGAGTGAAGATAGCTCGAGCTGGTGTTTAGAGGGTGCGAAAAGTCCCTCTAAGTATCAGAGATGTTGGTCGCACTTGCCTGTCAATTTTTGATGCTTCGAGGTCCTTCCACAAGGGGACAGAGTATCGAATGCCACAACATAGAAAGTCAAAAACAAACAAAGGCAGCCCAAGTGAGGAGAAGAGCTCTCAGTCGCGTTACACGGGGCTTCATCCCAGTCACAGCATCTCCTCTTAGAGAAATTTTCATGTCTACAAATCCACCAGTGATCTATTTACAATATAATACACGTTACTCGCATCGGCTGAAAGTGAGGGATTCCAGTTAGCTCGAGCGCACGACACATGCAAGCTAATTAcccaaaatggaaaaggaaagtcACCTGACATCGATGTGACACGGAACAATGATCAGCCGGATAGTCTGCTCCTGCAGCTGCCAAACAGCAGCATGGCCTCGCTGGTAGTAGTACATCCGTCAACTAAAGTATTTATGCTTGCTGCCgccaaattcatcattcgCGGCTCTTGCATCAGCTCAGCGCCCGGTCGCTTCTTTCGTGTGCCCCCCGATTTGGCTGCGCGGCCTGCGGCAGACACGCGCCCTGGCGCCCCGTCACGATGGTCATGACCGACGAGACTGACCACAGCGGGGGGGTCATCCTGGATGGTCCCTTTGACCCGGATGCGCAAGCCACCGTGACGGATTTCATTGATTACACCGAGTACCTCCCGGCGGACATCATTCGGTCTCTCACCTTGGCTCGGGGCCTGGACGACCGATATCTCGACTCCGCTCAGGATGTCCACAACTTAGCCCGCACTTATGGCCAACTCCCGGATTTTCCCTCTGAGGAACGTCCCAGCGCGATCGCCCTGCGCAGTGGAATCTCCCACCGTCTCGACCGCGCGATCAATGCCCGCGAATCTGCTTTTGCTGAAGCGTGTCGCCTGTTCGACGTCGTGGACCGCCATTTCGACCGGTTAAGCTGCATTCGACAAAAATTGGAAGCCCTTCCCAAACCACCCTCAAGAGAGCCAACGCCGCTTCCAGAGCCTACGCCGAAGCGGCGCAAAGACAAGAAGGATGGGTCGTCCACCACTCGCATCACCCTCCGGTTGGACAATCGTGGGGAAATTGGCAAACGAAAGAAATCCAGGTCACGCCGTTCGGGCATTGGCGCAGAACATCTGACCGACTTCAACCCGGACTCCCCCATCGCCAGCACGGAGCAGTCAGATGCAGAGATGGAAGCGGAAATCCCTCCCAAACCCGTGAAACcccccaagaaggagaaggcgCGCCGGCCCAGCTCTGGGACGGGCGCCTCCACCAGCAATGCCCTTGCACAACTCAAACCCCCACCGGACGATGCCAAAGTAGGTAGTGAACATTTGCCATGGTTGCGGCTAACCGAGTGGGAGATGACAAAGCtgcgcaagaagatgaagaagaatgcCGTGTGGCAGCCTAGCGAGGTGATGATTCAACGTGAATTGGCGCTTGCTGGTCGCGGATGGGAGGCGTACAAGACTGCAAAAGCGCTGGCTGAGCAAACCGGTACCGAATTCGTGGATTGTGATGATATAGAGAGGACGCGCAGGGACGAAATTGACAGAGTTATATCTGCTGGACAGCTTAGTAATCGTGGGATGAAATTGAATGAAGCAAAAAAGCTGAAACGAGAGTTGCAGGCTCGAGAGGCCGCCGCCAACGGCGAGGAAGGACTGACACCCAGCAAGGCAACCACGGGAGCTATCTCCCTCACCCCCGTGAGTCGGTCCTCGCGAAAACGCAAGCGTGACGAGGCGGCGGcagccgctgccgctgccgcagAGCAACCTGGACCCATCGTGACCCCTGGAGCAGTCGCCGCCGCGGCTCCCATTGTGGCTGGACCTAGTGCCCTAGAAGCTCAAGCAGAACAGTCAACAGAGACGGACGCCATCATTCAAAGTGACTTGGTCTCTGCTTCCAAGCCGCTTCGCAAGTCCGGTCGTGGAGGGGCCGACAGCGGCGCTGTAGATGTTGACGAAGTGGTGGCAGACCCCATCGAGGCTCCAAATTCGCCCCTGGGCGAAGTGGAAGCGCCTTCACCACCGCCCTCACCCACCGGCTCACGGCGGTCTATGAGATCTGCTGCGCACTCGGCCGCTACGCCCACCCCGCCGGTGACACGGCCCTCCTCGAGGCGTTCTGCAGCGGCCGCGCCTTCCATTGAACACGGAAGTCTTGGTCCTTTCTCGACGACCGCCGTTGCTGGTGGTCGAGATTTGCGTGTGAAGAGTGCCACTCCAGCTCGCAAGACTCCCGTTCGCGAGCCCTCTCACGCGCCTAGCGTTCCTGGACCCAATCGCAAACGCAAGCGTCCCGCCCCGGGACCGGTCTCGTCTGGACAAGACGGAGGGGCTGCCGTTAGTTACGGCCGTCGCAAAGCCAAGCCAGGCAAGAGACGCATCAATCTGAACACATCACAAGATATTCGGGTCGATGAGGACGGGGTGGTGGAAGAAATCGATGCCAATGAGCCACGTTACTGCCTCTGCGGAGATGTGAGCTTTGGGACGATGATCTGTTGTGAAAATCAAGATGTAGGTTCTGCACTTTCTCTCCGTGGGAGAAGCAAACATTCCGTTGATCTCCAAATCAATCACTGACCAATCTCCAGTGCGAATACGTTTGGTTCCATCTTGAATGCGTGGGACTTTCAGAAGTGCCCTCGCGGACGGCCAAATGGTACTGTCCCGAATGTCGAGTCAAGTTCGACAAGGGCCCAGATGGAATCGTCAAAGGTGGATCCCGCCGTTGAGCTGGAGCTGTTGCTTTGGGAAAttgttttgtttcttttttgtgtttGTTTTGTATGATACCATGATAGGGAGCGATGCTGTGGGAGTCTAGGctgtttttatttttttgttCCTGTTGCTTGCATGTTAGGCGTAACTGGAAGATGTCATGTCAGATGTATTGTGTTTGCTTCCTTGCAAGTGTCGAGCGATTACCCAGTCCTCTTCAAATTATGGATCCCCGATTAGAGCTCAACAGGCCCCTTGGGGAAATGTCTGTGTCAGTCTGATACCTACCTATGGAAACTCTCAATGGATCTACCTATCACGCAATTTGCCATGTCTGAGCTCTCTTGCTAGTTCGATTTGAACATATAAGAGTGTCATCTATTGGACAAAGTTTTAGTGTAtttcatctcatccatccaaTGTTCCGTCCACTGTTTCGTAAATCTTATGCCATTTCCCCTTCTGAGTGAGGAATTtatatcttcttcaccatACGCCTGATACATATACGGTGTCATAATCTCTGATCTACTTCAACTGCCACTTGCCATCCTCACAGATAATTTCCACAGGGCGCCGTTCATCCAGCGACTTGCGTCCCGCATCCAAAATGGCAGTCGTCCCGATTGTGTTCGTCAAGGTGGGCAGAGGACGAGCATCCAACTGGTCCAGGGTCACCCGACCCTCGTTCAGCGCCGTCACGGCATCGATGAACTTTTCAAAGCTGATGTATCCGTAGCCCGTCTGACCAGCAAAGTTGCCCTCTTCATCGGGGGCATAGCGCATGTAGAATCTGGATTGTTGGCATATGTGTTAAAAACGACTCGCGTGCATCGCGTGGGTCTTGCGCTGGAGGGAAATTATGCTGGGGCAAGAAGGATTGGAAAGATATTGACTTACGGGTTGTACCACACCAGTCCCTGATCATCGCTGGTCACGTCGTATCCGCGTTTGGCTTGGTTGATGCGGATTTCGCCGTTGGCACCCATATCTGGTGATGGGAATCAGTAATTTGGAGGACGATGTAAAGGATATAAAAGCAGTGGTAGGTAGCTCAATGGGAAGGGAATTTTCcacaaagagagagagagagagaacatACAGTGAAAGTATTGGTTTGAGTGCACACCCGCCTTCAACGGCGCAGTCCAGCTGGCCGTGTACACGCCCGTGGCAATTTTCGATGAATCGTCCTTCCTCCGCCACTCCACCAGCAGTGTGATGGTGTCCTCGGTCTCGGGGATACAGCCCACCGCTGCCGCCGTGCCTTGAGACGCGGTCGCGGTGACTCGTACCGGCTTGTAATCTGGCACCATACTCTCGCAGATATCGATATGGTGCGAGTTCAGATAGTAGGAGATATCCGAGTCGCGGCCCGCCCACGCCTTGAACGTCTCCAATTGACTCTTTGGCTGACTCATGTAGCTGTAGAAGTAATTGAAATCTCCGAGCGAGCGAGCCTTGGCCCGCGCATCCGCATACGCGGGGTCGAAGCGCTTGTGGTGCTCCACGAAGACAAAGACGCCTGCTTTGCGTGCGGCTTCCACGAGAGTGAGGTGGTCCTCTAGCCGCTGGGTGGCGGGCTTGGTGATGAGAACGTGGTGGCCCCGTTCAATGGCATACAGCGCGATGGGGAAATGGGTCGAGTCGGGGGTGAAGATGGTGATGGCGGAGCCCTTGGGAAGGGCGTCAATGGCCGTCTTGTAGGCATCCGGATCGGTTTGATCGTCGGCGGGATACGAGGTGAAGGAGGTATCCAGTCCGTTGTAAACCTGGCAGATATTGCGGTGCAAGTGATCGCCTGGTTTGTTGCGTCAGCCATGATTCATTGCGAACCCGATCCTGTGGTGACCGACTCGATCTGTGCTCGTGGAGGTGAACTTACGAATGCCGGGATATTTCTTGCCAGACACGCCCACCATACTCAGATCGCCCACTTTGCCTCGTCGGCGCAGATCAAACATGGTCAATCCGACTACGCCGACCTTCTTGTCTGATCCCGAGGCACCACCCCGACAAACCCGGTGGTGTATTCGCCCGTGCCCACCTATTCCGTCGTACCACGTCAGTCGGCGCATATTCACGAGGGAAATTACaaacaagagagagagagatgccGATGATTACGACGAAGAACAACTCAAACAGTGGTCAATCATACCATCAAAACGCTAGGAGGAGCCATGGCTGCAGTTATGGTTGGGATAAGGACAATTGCAACACAAGATCAACTTGAGAAAATGAATTCTGGAAGGATTGCAGCCGGAGGATTCACGCGCAATGTATAGATCAGCTGCCATGCAACgttgaaaagagaagggaaaaggaagatcGATCGCCAGCTGGTCTAGTCGCTGGACTTAATTCTTCCGGCGATTGAACTCATCCTAAATTGAGGAGTGACTGGCCCGTGGGGAGACGTAAATGGATCATTCAATAGCCGACCACCTGATTTTCTCCCAGAATTTTTATTTGATTTCTTgttatttatttttctcttttttagGCTATTTCTTATCGGGCGCGGGGTTGGTGACGATACGGTTGCGATTGAGGAAGATTTCCCAAGGTGGTCACTGTCTCGTGATCTCCAGACTATCTCATCTCGACACGTTCTCTGTGGGCTTGATTTGCTTTCATCCTTTGCTTTTGtctttgtccttttttttccctcccacGTCGCCGGTGTTGTCCATAGTATCTTTCTGAATCGCGTCCTCTCGCCAGCTCTTCTTCCGAGCCCCGCGTCTCGCCCCATAAATGAGGGTCCTGCTGTTGTCCCGCTTGAAAGAATCCCCCCACATTTCGTCACTGGTCGGCTATTGGAGGAAGATATTCCCCACCATACACATCATCGCGGAACAGACGCCgacgtgggggggggggggatggggAATCTTCTTGTGATGAGGGGGATGGAAGGAATGGGGGGCAAAGGAGGGGctggcgagaaagagagatgggaGAGCCCAACGTGGTTGGAGGCTGCTGCGACAGAAGTGGCTCAGAGCAGATGGAGGGACGGACGGATAAAAAGAACTCGGTCAAGCGTCGTAGTTCGTCCCTCGTCCTCTCCTTTTCCGGTTTCTCTGCATCTTGCACTCACTCTCACACACATAGCGCGGATTGAGCTTTGATAAAGCTGTCAGGCTTGAAACGAGACACCCTTGCTGTTGATATTCTTCCATCAAGACAGTATCCACGATCCATCCTATCAAAATGCCTCTCACGCCTCTTCGTCCCGGCGCGTATGCGCCCACAATGACCTTCTTCGACCCCGAGACCGAGGATCTCGATATTCCCGCCATCCGTCGTCATGCGGTGCGGCTGGCCAAGGCCGGTCTGGTCGGCCTGATCACCATGGGCTCCAACGGTGAAGCGGTGCATCTCACCCGGGCAGAGCGTGCCACCGTCACGCGAGAGACTCGATCCGCTCTCGACGAGGCCGGTTTCACCAACGTTCCGGTCATTGCCGGCGCCAGCGAGAACAGTATCCGAGGCACCATCGAGCTGTGCAAGGAGGTCGCTGAAGCGGGTGGCGAATACACCCTCATTCTCCCTCCCAGCTACTACCGCGGTGCCGTGGGCAATGACGAGAGTATCTACGAATATTTTACCGCCGTGGCCGACGGCTCTCCCATCCCCATCATCATGTACAACTATCCCGGTGCCGTGGCCGGCATCGATATGGACTCGGACCTGATCATTCGCATCTCTCAGCACCCCAATATCGTTGGCACCAAGTTCACCTGCGCCAACACCGGCAAATTGACACGCGTGGCGACTGCTCTCGGCGCTATTACCCCGGCCTCCCCTCTGGCGCCGGCTCAGCGTGCCGCGCCTTCGGTCTCCAAGCCGGATGCGAAGCACCAGTACGTTGCCTTTGGCGGCATCGCCGACTTTACTTTGCAGACCTTGATCTCGGGCGGCTCAGCCATCTTGGCTGGTGGCGCGAACGTGATGCCTCGTCTGTGCGTGCGCGTCTTCAACCTGTGGTCGGAGGGACGTCTGACTGAAGCCATCGAGGCTCAGCAGCAACTGAGTGCCGCCGACTGGGTTCTCACCAAGTCCGCCATCCCCGGCACCAAGTCGGCAATTCAGTCCTACTATGGCTACGGTGGCTATCCCCGCCGTCCGCTTGCTCGTCTGAGTGAGGcacaggccaaggaggtcgCGGATAAGATCAAGAGTGCTATGGATGTGGAGCTTTCCTTGAAGGACGTAGCTtgaaaagggagggggaacaGCATTATTTTGAATAAAGAGTGATCAAATTCGAAGAAAAAACTTAGCCACGTTGTACACAATTATCTGATGAATACCACCTCTTTCATATTCtacgccaaaaaaaaaaacacttTCTACCACGTCAAAAAGATAAACCTTTCTCATTCCATTGTGACGAGAGGATAGCGAAAATAGAACTCAAATGAAGCAagacaaggagaagaaatgaaaaattGAACATCGAGCTTGATCCATTCAATGACTGCTCGTACTCGTGCATTTCACTGGAGTCTTCGTCCTTCCAGATAGTCACCACTACACGAGAAATAATTAAGCTCAATTCAGTCGTCCGCGGGACTGGAGACATTCATCCCGTTTCTGGTCAGGACTCTGATTGGTGGAAAAACTCAACCTGATCCTCGTCCCGTGGGTAATCGACGTGGACGAGACAGGTACACGCCCTGGCGAGCTGTCAAAATATTGCGGTTGTTGGCGTATTTCGAGAAATATCTTCTGACCCAACCGATATGGACTGAATCTGAGTAAGATCGGTCATTAAAACGATGGTCATACTCTTGGTATCTTTGGACAAAGCATATGACAGCTGCATGTCCTGGAAATGACAGAGGTGCACTCACCTTTTCATAACAATTTGGTTCTCTTCAGTGATAGTGCCAAGGAAGTAGTTCTACTGTAATACATGGGATCCCACGGCCTCGGCCAAGCACCATTCGGATTCGAAATGTATGCAAACCATATGCAGATGACGTGCAGATAATATGATTCGGTGTAGTCTGCCTACCTCTCCTGCCCGAGGCTCGACTGGGATCTAAAAACAATGAATACAACCCCGATGGTTGACGTGGGGACAAGCAGTACCTAATTGGGGGGCGCGAAACAATCAACCGGAcgtggagatggagacgggC
The nucleotide sequence above comes from Penicillium oxalicum strain HP7-1 chromosome II, whole genome shotgun sequence. Encoded proteins:
- a CDS encoding L-threo-3-deoxy-hexylosonate aldolase, with the translated sequence MPLTPLRPGAYAPTMTFFDPETEDLDIPAIRRHAVRLAKAGLVGLITMGSNGEAVHLTRAERATVTRETRSALDEAGFTNVPVIAGASENSIRGTIELCKEVAEAGGEYTLILPPSYYRGAVGNDESIYEYFTAVADGSPIPIIMYNYPGAVAGIDMDSDLIIRISQHPNIVGTKFTCANTGKLTRVATALGAITPASPLAPAQRAAPSVSKPDAKHQYVAFGGIADFTLQTLISGGSAILAGGANVMPRLCVRVFNLWSEGRLTEAIEAQQQLSAADWVLTKSAIPGTKSAIQSYYGYGGYPRRPLARLSEAQAKEVADKIKSAMDVELSLKDVA